A region from the Triticum aestivum cultivar Chinese Spring chromosome 3D, IWGSC CS RefSeq v2.1, whole genome shotgun sequence genome encodes:
- the LOC123078721 gene encoding AMSH-like ubiquitin thioesterase 2, giving the protein MSCGRSENTTRKCRTRSTPGETIYLHTADAKKITHYQANLPTTMDRDIGAYPVKHHFPSPIVSWIEDLSSFGDVPFSHDTEYVDDQSTPSFGQSSASSNLHDMQISVRLTDEFMELAKENTSNNLETCGILGASFRDGTYYVTTLIIPKQEGTAHSCQASNEEEIHAVLSEQSLYPAGWIHTHPSQTCFLSSIDLHTQFSYQVMLPEAVAIVAAPTDPTRSYGIFRLTDPGGMDVLRECSESGFHTHRETTDGSPIYETCSNVHFKPNLRFEIVDLRSGA; this is encoded by the exons ATGAGTTGCGGGAG ATCTGAAAACACTACCAGAAAATGCAGGACGCGTTCAACACCTGGTGAAACGATATATCTACATACTGCAGATGCTAAAAAGATCACCCACTACCAAGCTAATCTACCAACAACAATGGATCGCGATATCGGCGCCTACCCTGTGAAGCACCACTTTCCGTCTCCTATAGTTTCTTGGATAGAAGACCTTTCTAGCTTTGGCGATGTTCCTTTTAGTCATGATACTGAATACGTGGATGATCAATCAACACCTTCATTTGGGCAGTCTTCTGCATCTAGCAATTTGCATGACATGCAAATA TCAGTGAGATTGACAGACGAATTCATGGAACTTGCAAAGGAGAATACAAGCAATAATCTAGAGACCTGTGGAATTCTTGGTGCTTCATTT AGGGATGGAACTTATTATGTGACAACATTGATCATTCCAAAGCAAGAAGGAACTGCTCACTCA TGTCAAGCTTCTAACGAGGAGGAGATACACGCCGTATTATCAGAGCAGTCACTTTACCCTGCAGGGTGGATACAT ACTCACCCTTCACAAACATGCTTTCTATCGTCGATCGATTTGCACACTCAGTTCTCTTATCAG GTCATGCTACCAGAAGCTGTTGCGATTGTTGCTGCTCCCACCGATCCTACTAG GAGCTATGGTATATTCAGGTTGACAGATCCAGGAGGCATGGATGTGCTCAGGGAGTGCAGTGAGAGTGGGTTCCATACTCACCGAGAGACAACAGATGGCAGTCCAATATATGAAACCTGCTCCAACGTGCATTTCAAACCTAATTTGCGGTTTGAGATTGTCGATCTGCGTTCTGGTGCGTGA